The Enterobacter mori genomic interval TTCGCGCAAACGGCATTTCCTGCAAGACAATCTTCGACTGCACGGTGCCGTGGGCGTTGAAGGACCGCTTCGAGCGCGCGCCGTTTATGGAGGTGGATCCACGTCCGTGGGCGCCTGAGCTGTTTAACGATAAAAAATAAACGTTTTTTCCTTTTCTTCACCCTTCAGGGGTGAAGAACCTCACGCTTAAATTGCCGCTTCCCCTGCTTTCTTGTACCCTTTCACCGATAACCCTTCCCCCATAAACATTGAGACATCCGGACGCCTATGACTGCACACATTTCTAACGATCCTTTGCATGGCGTAACGCTGGAGATGATGGTCAACGCCCTGGTGGCGAAATATGGCTGGAGCGAACTGGGCGACCGCATCAAAATTAACTGTTTCAGAAAAGATCCCAGCGTTAAATCGAGCCTGAAATTTCTGCGCCGTACACCGTGGGCGCGCGCAGAAGTCGAAGCCCTGTATCTGGATTCCCTCAACGATGAGGTAAGCACAGAGCAGGAAGCGCCCGCCTTTAATCCCTGGGCTAACAGTCGGATTATCAAGAGCTAAAACGCAAATGACGCGACACGTAAAACGGATTGGTGCGCTGGCTGCCTGCGCACTTTTACTTGTGAGTTGCTCCTCAACACCACCTAAATCACTGGTTACCCCTCTCCCCACCGCGAGCAAACCGACGCAGCAGGCGAACGAGCCGATGCGCGGGATTTGGCTGGCGACCGTCTCTCGTCTCGACTGGCCGCCGCTGGCATCGGTGAATGGCCGCAGCGCTGACCAGCGTATTGCGATGCAGAAGCAGGCGCTGACGGACAAACTCGATAAGCTGAAAAGTCTCGGGATTAACACCGTTTTTTTCCAGGTTAAGCCGGACAGCACAGCGCTGTGGTCATCTAAAATCCTGCCCTGGTCGGATACCCTGACGGGAACCATTGGGGAATATCCGGGCTACGATCCGCTCCAGTTCATGCTGGATGAGGCCCACAAGCGCGGTATGAAGGTTCACGCCTGGTTCAATCCATACCGCGTATCCACGAACACCAAACCCTCGACCATTGCCGCGTTAAACCGGACATCGTCACTGCACCCTTCCAGCGTTTACGTACAGCACCCGGAATGGATCCGTACATCAGGCGATCGTTTCGTCCTCGATCCGGGCATTCCGGAGGTGCGTGACTGGATAACCCAGGTTGTGACCGAGGTAGTGAGGCAATATGCGATAGACGGCGTGCAATTCGACGACTATTTCTACACGGAAACGCCCGGGTCGACCCTGAATGATGCCTATACCTACAGGCGATATGGCGAGGGATTTGCCTCAAAAGCAGACTGGCGACGTCACAACACGCAAGAATTGATCGTGCAGGTCTCCCGTGCGATTAAACAGGCAAAACCCAACGTTGAGTTTGGTGTGAGCCCGGCGGGCGTCTGGCGCAACCGCTCCTTTGACCCGGCAGGCTCTGACACGCGCGGTGCTGCCGCTTATGATGAATCCTACGCCGACACCCGCAAATGGGTTCAACAGGGGTTGCTGGATTATATCGCACCGCAGATCTACTGGCCCTTCGCTCGTGACGCCGCGCGTTATGATGTACTGACCAAATGGTGGGCTGACGTGGTGAAACCGACCCATACCCGCCTTTACATCGGCATCGCGTTCTACAAAGTGGGGGCACCCTCTAAAAATGAGCCTGACTGGACGGTTAACGGCGGCGTGCCTGAACTGAAGAAACAGCTTGATTTGAACGATTCACTGCCCAACGTGAATGGCACCATCCTGTTCCGTGAGGACTATCTCAACCAGCCGCAAACACAGGATGCGGTAAGTTATCTCCGTGGGCGCTGGGGTAGCTGAGTGGGCAAACGCGGGCAGGAACACGCCGTTACTGCCCGCTCCTATCAGGGTTTTGGCCCGAACATCTCTACCAGCTGTTTCTCGTTCGGCAGTCCCATCACCTGCTGAAGTTCGTTTTCTTCATTCAGATAATAAATCGCCGGAGTGGCATTCCCCCCGAGGCTGTCCATTAATGCCTGGTGCTTCTGCAGGATCTCGACGGTTTCACGCGTCGCCGCAGCGTCTGGTTTAGGCAATTTTTTCCCACCGGAAAGCTCGTACTCTTTCCAGGCCGAGACCGGGTCTTTCGCATTCAGAATAGCTGAGGCGTTACGCCCGCTGTTGGGGTTGAGAAACGCAACCAGCAGCGTATTCAGCTGGACCTTGCCCGCCTTTACCCACGGCTGTGCTTCGGCCCAGAAGGCTTTGCAGTACGGACAGAACGGATCGGCAAAGACGAAGACTTTACGCGGCGCAGTGTCAGCCCCCTCTTTCAGCGGATGCGCTGCATTGAGCTTTTTCCACATTTCACGCCCCATCGGCGCGTAGATCTCTTTCTGGAAATAGCCCTCACTGAGATTTTTTCCCTTTTCATCATACAGATACCCCGAAACCACGTGCTTTCCGTCAGGGGTTAAAAAAAGGGTGACGCCCATGTCCTGGTATTGTCCCAGCCAGGCAGGTGCACCGCCTGGGGCGTCAATCTTCTTGAGGATCTTGATATCCTGCTGCTCACTGAAGTTCTTCACGGCATCAGGCAGCGTCTCTTCCGCTTTGACCCCTCCTGAAACGATCAGAGCAGCAAGTAACAGCACGTTTTTCTTTGCAGGCAATTGAAGCATAACGATCCCTCTAACATATTGTTTTTCAGAGTGGTCGAACTTCAATCCCCTGTCAACGCTTCATAGATATCCTGCAGGCGACTACGCAGAAATCGCACGGCCTTATGCTTGCGGGATAACAACGCCTGCACCGTGTCACCCGTTTCATCCGCCAGCGCTTTCATGCTGTACCCCTGAAGTTCAGTTTTTTCGAATACCTCACGCTGTGACGGCGGCAGTTCCGACAGGGCCTGCTCGAGTTCTTCCCACAGTAGCGATTTAAGATACTCCTCCTCCGGCGTTTGCGGCACGCCGAATAACGTTTCTGCTAACTCCTCTTCGGGGAAATCCTCGTCGTCGTCAGCGGTAAAGTCGCCAGCGAGCGAAACC includes:
- a CDS encoding RNA polymerase sigma factor — protein: MKAGEAGESLLVSALNACRARLKAFIRGRTAVRDDADDILQEVTYQLMKVEQPVENVAAWLFRAARNEMTDRARKKREVSLAGDFTADDDEDFPEEELAETLFGVPQTPEEEYLKSLLWEELEQALSELPPSQREVFEKTELQGYSMKALADETGDTVQALLSRKHKAVRFLRSRLQDIYEALTGD
- the dsbG gene encoding thiol:disulfide interchange protein DsbG → MLQLPAKKNVLLLAALIVSGGVKAEETLPDAVKNFSEQQDIKILKKIDAPGGAPAWLGQYQDMGVTLFLTPDGKHVVSGYLYDEKGKNLSEGYFQKEIYAPMGREMWKKLNAAHPLKEGADTAPRKVFVFADPFCPYCKAFWAEAQPWVKAGKVQLNTLLVAFLNPNSGRNASAILNAKDPVSAWKEYELSGGKKLPKPDAAATRETVEILQKHQALMDSLGGNATPAIYYLNEENELQQVMGLPNEKQLVEMFGPKP
- a CDS encoding glycoside hydrolase family 10 protein, whose product is MTRHVKRIGALAACALLLVSCSSTPPKSLVTPLPTASKPTQQANEPMRGIWLATVSRLDWPPLASVNGRSADQRIAMQKQALTDKLDKLKSLGINTVFFQVKPDSTALWSSKILPWSDTLTGTIGEYPGYDPLQFMLDEAHKRGMKVHAWFNPYRVSTNTKPSTIAALNRTSSLHPSSVYVQHPEWIRTSGDRFVLDPGIPEVRDWITQVVTEVVRQYAIDGVQFDDYFYTETPGSTLNDAYTYRRYGEGFASKADWRRHNTQELIVQVSRAIKQAKPNVEFGVSPAGVWRNRSFDPAGSDTRGAAAYDESYADTRKWVQQGLLDYIAPQIYWPFARDAARYDVLTKWWADVVKPTHTRLYIGIAFYKVGAPSKNEPDWTVNGGVPELKKQLDLNDSLPNVNGTILFREDYLNQPQTQDAVSYLRGRWGS
- a CDS encoding VF530 family DNA-binding protein, with translation MTAHISNDPLHGVTLEMMVNALVAKYGWSELGDRIKINCFRKDPSVKSSLKFLRRTPWARAEVEALYLDSLNDEVSTEQEAPAFNPWANSRIIKS